Within Metabacillus sp. KUDC1714, the genomic segment ATATCTAATCCTTTAGTGGCTAGACACAAATACTTAGTACAAAAAATATTTTTTAATTAATATGCTAGTTTGAAAGGTGGAAACATCATGCAGCAGGAAAAAATTCATAGCTATTTAGAAAGCTTCTTCAAGGCAAATTCCTGTGACATCATCGAAAATGAACCCGGCTATATGACCGTCCAATTAACAATCAACATGGATAAGGAGTTAATGAATCGGCCTTTTTATTGGCATTATCTAGAAAAAACAAATGGAGTTCCAAACCCAATGAAACTAACATTAATAACAGATCAACAAAAAGCTCCTGGTGATCTAAAGGGTGAGGTCATGCATTTCGGCGCCCCACGCCTACATCAAATCTTTCAATCAACTACACGTCTAGGTAGCTACATTCGCTTATTTGAAAAAGTCACTTCTCCAGGTGGGAGCATTCCTTTACACCCCTGGCTTTGCGCCAATTTCATGGTATCTTATCAATGTGATATGAAAAAAGATCAGCTACACTCAATCGGTCTGCATCTCGTAAGTGGAACCTTGGTAGAAAACTTTCAAGAAAAGTTAGAAAAACTCGAACTCACACCAAAAATACCTGATCTATGCTTTAATATGACTCCACTAATCAAACCGCAAAGCGGACTAAAACGAATTGAACAGTTTATTGAACAAAGCATTAGCAGACAAGATCATTCATGGGCAGACTCTGCAAGGCAACGATGGAATGAAGACCTAAAGCTTCTAGATCACTTTTATGAAGACTTAGACGAAAAGCCTGACTGCTACCATTTAGAGAAGGAAGCTTTGCGCGAGCTTTATGAACCACAAATTAATGTATCAGTGCAAAATGGCGGTATATTTTATTTAACCCCTCAAGCAATCTTTAAATAGGTTACCGTTAAACAAGCAATTGGTAGGTACAATTGCTTGTTTTTTGTCTCCTTTTATGATTTTTGCAAAAAAGATAGATAATTCGACAAAAATTAATTTTTATATTTTTAACTTTTCTTAAAGTTTTCTTAAAGTTTAAATAAAGATGTGCTAAAAATACTTGTTTAAACTCAGTTAAATAGGCATTTACACCCATGTAACATTACATTAAT encodes:
- a CDS encoding YqhG family protein; its protein translation is MQQEKIHSYLESFFKANSCDIIENEPGYMTVQLTINMDKELMNRPFYWHYLEKTNGVPNPMKLTLITDQQKAPGDLKGEVMHFGAPRLHQIFQSTTRLGSYIRLFEKVTSPGGSIPLHPWLCANFMVSYQCDMKKDQLHSIGLHLVSGTLVENFQEKLEKLELTPKIPDLCFNMTPLIKPQSGLKRIEQFIEQSISRQDHSWADSARQRWNEDLKLLDHFYEDLDEKPDCYHLEKEALRELYEPQINVSVQNGGIFYLTPQAIFK